The sequence CATTTTACTTTTATTTTATTAACAACAATAGAGGGGTTAACATTACTAAAAAAGATGGTCATTTTACACGAATAGTCTTTGACCACCCTCTCGAAACCGGTCCCAAAGGTTTCtgtacaatttttttttcttccattGATGTTGTTTGGTCCTGTCAAATTGGACAACGACTAGCCTTTAACCACCCTCTAAGATCTTTATTTTAGCGAGGCAAAATCATGATTAAAGATTAAAGGAGACAACTTACACACATACATATTTCTGGATACTGTCAAATAATTAATGTGATGCTCACATATGATTTATTGGTAAAAGCTATAATACACTATTAGTTAGTCTATTTATGGGTGGCAATGCACCCGCATGCATCTCCTATCTCCAACTCTAGTCACGGTAACGGACAATAAAAGTAAATTAAGCTATTGATTTTCTCCAATATGAATTTATGGCACTTAGACAATAACATGCTTAATCATTAACGTATGTTTGTTATAATCAAATTAATCGTTATCCTAAacaattaaaatttttaaaatcgtGGCAATAAAAGGCTACTTACTTAGCTAGACTTAGATAATATATAACATGATACTTGTTTGGAAAGTAAAGGAAATTTATGACTTGTCAACAATTAGTTTTAATTCAATTCAACTAGTATTTAATATTTAACTAACTAAACTTTGAATTTGCTTACCAACTGTGGCAGATTTGAAAGTGGTAGCACCTCCTCCAACACTTTTGCTACCGGTGATGATAGTTTTTCCGATACCATCTCCAGTTAGCATTATGTTTGTTAATTTTGTACCGATTTCGACATTCTCCTTGTAGGTGCCCGCCTTCACATGTATCACATACCTACTACTGCCCGACCTTTTGCCCGCGGCAGTAATCGCTTCTCCAATTGTCTTAAAGTTGCCTGAACCATCTTGAGCCACCACAACATTAGGAGTAGGACTCGAAGATTGTAACAGTTTACGATCACCGGGCTTAACCCATGTCGGGAAACCATTGCTGTAACTAGCTGGCTCTGATCCTCCTTTATTCATTGCTAAAGTATTGCTAATTAATTTCGaaacattattattacttattagtgGCAACAACTGGCCACCAACGCCTAGTTCTTGAAACCCAGCCCTACAAGTCTCAAGATCTGTAAGGGCTGTGCTCAGCCAGGTTTGCATTTCATACTTGCTACACGGTTTATGAGGATCAATAGTCATGTTGATCCTCTGAACCGTGTTTTCGTAAAGCTCGCAGCAGTCTTCCCATGCAGATTTTTCAAGCTTGTTCCGACATTTTGGGCCGAGACCACGAGTGTTTGACTCGGCATGTTCTGCTCTTTTTAGTGTTATTTTGATTAATGCCCTGATAAAGTCAGGTTTGTGATTCAACGGCTCGGAATCTTTATTTTCGGCCAAGAAATACTCGCAAGATTCTGGATGAGGTGTTTGGGCACACCATGAACTAATTTCTGGATTTGTGTCGCCATAAACAGTCGAAGAGATGATAAATAGACATGGAACGAGTAGGGTTACCAAATTTGGAAAGGTTTTCATCTTAACAAAGCGTGCAAATTATATTGCTAATAGATAGATGAGAGGTTTAGAGTTATTTAGTTGTACGTGAACTTGTGAGATGAATGTTTGCATGCAAAGGTTTGGTTTATATAGACGTGGAAGCGAAGGGTTGCACAACTAGTCTTCATATTCATATTTAGTATGCTGGTTTGGTGACTTGGTCAAAAACAAGATGAGCCAACTTAATTTGTATGTCTCACAAAagtgagttaatatatatatatatatatatatatatatatatatatatatatatatatatatatatatatatatatatatagtaatattttcTAGATAAGATAAAATTTAATTCTACTATTTTCATGGCATCTcaattttattttagtattttttttaaaaattttcctacttattggtcggagTTCCACTCGGAAGCAGTCTCATTATCCGTTGAATAGAAAAAtgaatgactttctctacttttgagagtgtttcactctcagTGGAGAAATAAATTGTTTTTATTCTCGAATAcgagaaggattgtctacatctcacatccctcatacaccactcatgtggtattaaattttttgttgttgttgttgttgtggtgtatTCTATAAATGTAAATTCTATATTAACTTAATTTGCCTTCTTTTAGTAAATCAAACTTTTCTAACTTTTAGAAAAGTTGATATATGGTTTTATTTGATACAACcataaaataattatttaaaataataattttactattgatttgatgatgatatgtatatgtatgtttgttATAATTTCGCAATCATTAATTTAATTTCAACAACTAATTTGATAACTAAATAAGTTAATTTCCGTATTCTTTTTTTCTTATTAATTTCTCACCTCCTTCATACACCACATATGTAGCAttgaattttgttattattattattattattattattattattattattattattatttgttgttattGTTTTATTTGTTACTAATTATTTTTTAAGGCAAGCCCCCTTGTCTATAATAAAATTACCAATGAAAGCTCAATATactatatagtatatatatgtctatatatataatattatgtttaTGCTAAATGCTAAAAGTTGAAGTGGGTTTAATTTTCACTTTGGACAATTTTGTCTTttacaattttatttatttatttaagagcGGCTGGTTAAAATCAaaagtattcatatatatatatatatatatatatatatatatatatatatatatatatatatatatatatatatatatatatatatatatatatatatatatatatatatatatatatatatagtgaaaggatctatGAAGAACTCTCCTATGGAGAAAACCCAGCGAACCACGATGTGATTTTACCAAACATCAAAATCAATAAAATTGAAAGTTAAAATCGATTGAAACAAGATCCTAAGGCAGCGATTATCAACTTCCTTGAAGGATTATACTCCAAATCATCATCGAATTCCTCAATTTCATGATGAACAGTGTCGAATGATGAAGATGAACTGCAACTCTGTTTTTTACGATTCAGTTGTTTTCAGACCTTGAATCCTTCACAAAATCTTCTAGTCGCTGCTAATGGAACAAGGTAACATTAATTTCAAACATTAATTCGATTGATTTAAGAATCTGCACATTCTTTTGAGTAGGTGAATTTTGTAGATGAACTCAATCTCTGtgcagattgaactcaatctgtgtgcagattgGGTTCAATCTGTACTAAGATTGAGTTCAATCTGCATAGAGATTGAAGATCAACCTGCAACAGATTGAATGTCATATGTTGATTTCATCTGTTCGATCAATCTACACATCAAATAAGCTCAATCTGcatgcagattgactcaatctgcacgcagattgaaggtTAGTCTGTGCAGATTGAACTCAATCTCCACTGGTTCTCTTGGTTCTCTACTAggttctccatatatatatatatatatatatatatatatatatatatatatatatatatatatatatatatatatatatatatatatatatatatatatatatatatatatatatatatgtatatatatatatatgtatatatatatatatatgtatatatatatatatagtagatggatcaaatgagaacttttttgtgtgagaaccttGAGAACTCTAAAAAAcaccaaaatacactgaaattcgagcaaaaaaagtggcgggcgaacacagattgagttcaaaaatggggaaattcgaacaaaaaaaagccGGGCGAACAAAAAAGTGGCGGACGAACAAAAATTATGAAATTCGAactaaaatgtgttctacatttttgaaattcgaacaaaaaaaatgtagaacacatgatagtcgaacaaaaatgtgttctacatttttgatattctaacaacaacaaaaaaaggcgggcgaacaaaaattgtaaaattcgaacaaaaatgtgttatacatttttgatagtcgaacaaaaaaaatgtATAACACAtaatagtcgaacaaaaatgtgttctacatttttgaaattcgaacaaaaaaaagaaaaaaaaatttgctcgACTACgaatttttgttcgtccgtgtttttgatttttgctcgaatttcttttCTTTTGTTCGTCCGTTTCCCTTTTTTCTCGAATTTTAGTAtatttggagttcctagagttgtcacactaaaaaagttctcactggatcctctccctatatatatatatatatatatatatatatatatatatatatatatatatatatatatacactaggtttttgagcccctGCGTTgtacgggtgtgtaaaaaaccgtgcaaaaaatgtaatttgtagttcatattagtatgtaaatagcgatactaaaaaaataggaaaactataataattatttaagagcccgtggtgttgacaaattttaaacatTCTTTTGAGAGCCCGTGGTACTGACAAATTTTAcaaattccttttgagtttaagagcccgtggtgttgacgaattttaaaagttcttttgagtttaagagtatAATGAAAATTTGTAATTGAACGTAACATTAGTAAAATATACGTCatatattttagaattattatataaaattatttttTAAATAAATGTGTAACCAGCGAGATTAATTTCAGAAAACttgttagtcatttcagcaaaataataGTATTCGTAGGAGTATTGAGGTAAGTTGACGTATATATATAAGTTGATATATATGAATACAAAATAAAAATTACTTTTCAACAACCCAAAATAACAATTGAATGAGATcatgtaataaaataaaatatcttAAAACACTATTTCATTTAGttcaaattaaaataaattaattaaataatgaaacacaTACTCGATAATTTATtccgtaattaatttaccattaaaATTTAAGATCACAtttattaatcaatgtattaataatgaattttaatttaaagttttaTCGTTATCAAATTCAGAGATAACTATTGAGATGAAGTAGGTGTTGCAAAATAtagtataataatactattaattaatttattgtattaaaataataattaaatggttTGAATGTATATATATGCGTACATGCAATCTACAATTACAAATATTATATGTACCGTACATGATCAAATTAAATATTGACGTGATTTTGAAACACATACTCGATAATTCATTCCATAATTAATTTaccattaattaatttgtaattaatttaataatatatataatataaatatatagatataatatatagatacaaagaTCAAAAAATAACTTTTAACCACAATTAAGAAAAACTttttcgttatatatatatatatatatatatatatatatatatatatatatatatatatatatatatatattaccatttaAAGGTATTCTAATTCTAAACACACATTAAAGTGTTAGACGCGGAACTAGAGGGATCTGATTCCCTTTTCCACTATTTTCATTTTACTTTCATTATAACAATTTCATTTTGTGATATTTCATATTTTCTCAATCGACTATTTTATTTTTaagggattattattattattatttttttttttttgaaaagcaatacTTTATTTAAATCTCAAAATACATACAAGTAGAGCTCCTAGTGTCAGGGGCTATAGTTCACACAGATGCCAAGTTAGCATCATAGATTACATCGCACACTATACATACAATTAAATCAAGCTGCATTAAATAACAAGAAGGATTATGAAACCAAGTATGCCACTCAATCGATTTTCTTTTTGATCTCTTCGCGACCCACTCGAAGCTCTTCAATTGTATCTCACCTAGTGCATTCGGAGTACTCCAACACTTATTCTTGAAAATTTTCGAATTACGATTTTTCCATATGAGATAGCAAGCGGTCCAAATTACCCCTTGCCAAATGTATTTGCCCGAATCAGAGAATGAGAGGTTCGGCAAGCCTTGAAGAAGTTCATCGAAAGAGTAATTTGAGACACCATTAAGACCCCACCATTTGAAAACTTTAGACCATACCTCATTCACTTTTTCGCAACTAAGTAGAGAATGAACCACCGACTCAATATCATCATCACAAAGCGGGCAACGAACCGAATGAAGGTCCACTCCCCGTTTGTCAAGTTCTACCCGAGCCGGAATTCTTTCCCTTCTAGCCCTCCAAATGAAAATCTCGACCTTTTTTGGTACCACGTTGTTCCTTAATGTTTCTTTTGCGTTTGGACCCGCACGAATTGTTTTGGAATCGATTAAGGAAGTGGGACTCTTTGTAGTGAACAAACCATTATTACTACCATTCCACCTCCACGAGTCCTTTAGCTCCGGATCCAACCTCACCGAATGAAGCATTGCACATAACTCCTCGAGCTCACCTTGCCACGAATAAcatgaattttaataaatatatatctataaatggTAATTGATGAGTTTATTAATTGAATTTTATATTCCTTTCAACAATGACGTCATTCTTCAACATGACAGACCCAGTATTTTCTTTTCATTTCCTCCTCAAGGCATAAACACTAACATCAATGATATACTTCCTCACCAGAACATGACCCATTAACTTGATTAAATAACTCAATGTACAAGTTTTCAAACCAAAAATACAATTAAGTAAAGATTTATATCATCTCTCTTCTTGTGCTACAATATGCTATATCCTAAGAAAGAATTGCGGGTTATCTTGGTCAGGATGGATGGACCTATGACAAGGTAGTAACATTCATGACCTCAGAGGACAAGGCTAAGATAAGGTGATAGGCGAGACTTGATGCTAGTAgactaataaaaattaaaattttctgCTTTTAATATaagaaaatttattattcatattcTTATATTTTAAATATCATTATCGAAAAGATATGAATTAATATCATTATAAAAACTTGaagtattaaaaaaaattataagtttataaactATTACATTTGTAAGTTTATAATATTAGTAAACGAGTAAAAGAGGTGATTTTTTAACTCACAACAATGAATGTATAATAACATCTAATGCAAAGTATCACAACTACGTAAAGTACAAAACGTACATACCATATTATAAGACGCAATTATGCACTTACAAACATAGTTGTTGAGGTCAACCACATACAACAAGCATTTCATCAAAATCATCTCCTTGCTACAAATAAAGTGGCAGCCCGCAACAACTTGCGACTTACCACTCACCTCATTACTTTCTAAGATTTTAGTTTATCTCTTTCGAAATCTATATAGAGCTAAAAATCATGCAagaatatataatagtaatatatataccTATAGTAGTGGCGGCTTTATAAATCGTAGTTAATGATAGCACATAATAACTAatcaattaattaactaattaaatttTGCAAACGTCAAGATTGTTAACATGCATTATATGATTGTACATAACGGTTATCGATCAAAATTTAAGTGGCAGTTATCAAATTGTACGATAAAATAATGTACGTTATCGATAACTCTAAAAGTTTTCGTTACAATaatctttaattaataataataataataataataataataataataataataataataacaataacaataataataataataataacaacaataataataataacaataataataataacaaaataataataataataataataataataataataataataataataataataataataataataataatagtaataataatagtaataataatagtaataataatagtaataataatagtaatagtaataataataataataataataataataataataataataataataataataataataataatactaataataataattatgataataataataataataataattatgatgataataataataataataataataataataataataataataataataataataataataataataataataataataataataatagtgcttCAATTTGGACTAGCTTTTAATTGATATAATTTATGTAAAATGTCTAAACTATCACTAGAAGCAAAATGAAAGCTTATGTAATACTTATGTGCACTCGCGGATTTATGAAATTTGGGTCACGGGTGATATGATATTGCATGTTGTGCACTCGGCGCACCTAGACTTGTGCTCTGCGCACTATAACTGAAACTTGGAATAGAAATTTTGTAAAGAACGAGTACGCTCCTCGCACTTTTCCTTCATGCGTTTTGCACATTCATCTTGGGCAGGTCTAAtagatttagttttttttttataactatttttacaACCCTAGACAGATAACTTTTACATGGCCGTTTTTGGAGAGCAAGTAGAAGATTTTGGGTGATTTTTAAAGACCTCCATGATTATCCAATCCATTCAATCATTCTGAAACAAGCTTCTATCTCATCAACATGTAAGCTTCACCGTACCATTTATTTAGGTTGATTTGTTGTTACAAACAATGGATTCTTTCTTCAATATTGGTTTTATTTTGTCTTTGAACATGTTAGTTGGCTAGGTTATTTATGCTTATCAAGAGTAATTACTAAGATGTTGAATGCTTAATTTTGTTGATTAATTGTTCTATTGCACGATAGTTTGATGAATGAATTAACGATCTATTATTGTTGAATTTAATCTTTTGATTCAATTAGTGATGTATTTGTTTAATTTAACGACAATTCATTAATTTAATGCCTTGATTAACAATTGGTTAGTCTTAATTGATTCTATGCCTGACTTTGACCAAAAGGGTAAGTTGCGTTCTAACGGTTAGATGAAATAAGGGTGAATTGTGTACAACGAATGTTGGCACAATTGTTGATTTCTATGTGCATAGGGTCACAATTGTGAGTCTTTGAACTAGTTGATTAAATCGATTACAAACAAAGAGGTCTTGACAATGACACTTGCACCGTGTAATCTAGTTTGAGTGTTTGCACAAGATAACTCTTACTGAACCAACCGAATAAGTCACTTGTGTAGCAGGGCCGTCTCAACAACTTGAAGGCTCTGGGAGAAAACAAAAGTAGGCCTTATACACGTTTaattttttaatacatataaaaagatattacttaaatttatttatttacctACTTAAAAtgtgtttaactatttaaagtttCAGTATCACAACTTTAATTGAAAACTCTTTATTTAATTAAATAGAATATTTTAAGAAAAAT comes from Rutidosis leptorrhynchoides isolate AG116_Rl617_1_P2 chromosome 4, CSIRO_AGI_Rlap_v1, whole genome shotgun sequence and encodes:
- the LOC139839569 gene encoding pectinesterase 2-like, with protein sequence MKTFPNLVTLLVPCLFIISSTVYGDTNPEISSWCAQTPHPESCEYFLAENKDSEPLNHKPDFIRALIKITLKRAEHAESNTRGLGPKCRNKLEKSAWEDCCELYENTVQRINMTIDPHKPCSKYEMQTWLSTALTDLETCRAGFQELGVGGQLLPLISNNNVSKLISNTLAMNKGGSEPASYSNGFPTWVKPGDRKLLQSSSPTPNVVVAQDGSGNFKTIGEAITAAGKRSGSSRYVIHVKAGTYKENVEIGTKLTNIMLTGDGIGKTIITGSKSVGGGATTFKSATVAVDGDGFISRGITYRNTAGPQNHQAVALRSDSDLSVFYQCSFEGYQDTLYTHANRQFYKQCDIYGTVDFIFGNAAVVFQNCNIYARNPPNKVNTVTAQGRTDPNQNTGTVIQNSRVLAASDLSGSTGSVKTYLGRPWKQYSRTVIMETNLDSVVDPAGWLPWSGNFALDTLYYGEYLNTGPGSSTANRVTWKGYHVISSATEAAKYTVGNFIAGGSWLPATNVPFTSGL
- the LOC139842487 gene encoding uncharacterized protein, whose protein sequence is MLHSVRLDPELKDSWRWNGSNNGLFTTKSPTSLIDSKTIRAGPNAKETLRNNVVPKKVEIFIWRARRERIPARVELDKRGVDLHSVRCPLCDDDIESVVHSLLSCEKVNEVWSKVFKWWGLNGVSNYSFDELLQGLPNLSFSDSGKYIWQGVIWTACYLIWKNRNSKIFKNKCWSTPNALGEIQLKSFEWVAKRSKRKSIEWHTWFHNPSCYLMQLDLIVCIVCDVIYDANLASV